The following is a genomic window from Thioclava electrotropha.
GGCGCTGCCGCCGTTCTGGCGGGCGTGACCGCAGGCGCGGGCCTTCTGGCCCTGTTCCGTCACGGCGCGAGCCTTGGCGGCGTGGGGATCGTGGCGCTTTATCTGCAGGACAAGACCGGTTTCAAAGCGGGCCGCACGCAGATCCTGTTCGACTGCGGCGTGTTCCTCTTCGCGCTCTTCGTGCTGCCGCTCGACAAGGTGCTGTGGTCGCTCTTGGGCGCGATGGTTCTCAACGTCATCATCCTGATCAACCACCGCCGCGACCGCTATATCGCCACCTGACCCGGGCGTGATCTGCGGGCAACGGGTCCGAGCACCCTGCCCCGACCCTTTCGCGCGACGCAAAGCCGACCTGCGCCCAGCGATTTGGTAGGTCAGCTTTTATGCCCTATTATTAGGTCATGACCACTGACGCACATATCACCGCCGACCAGATCGCAGCCAAAGAGGCGACCCGTCCGCATTACTCGAAGCTCGAGGATCTGCAGGGCCTTGTCGTGGCAGCCGCACAGGCCGCGCTGGGGATTCACCTGCTGCGCGCCGCGGGCCTCGTGACCGGGGGCACCGCAGGCGCCGCGCTGATCCTGTCCTATATCACGGGGTTCAGCTTCGGAGTCGTGTTCTTCGTGATCAACATCCCCTTCTACGCCTTCGCCTATTTCGCGCGCGGCGCAGGTTTCGCGCTGAAAAGCCTCGTGACCGTGACGCTCGTGTCGCTGATGGCCGAGGCGCTCAAACCCGTCCTGCATGTCGCGGAAATTCACCCCGCCGTGGCCGCCGTGCTGTTCGGTATCTCGGCGGGCGTCGGCCTGCTGGGTCTCTTCCGCCACAAGGGCAGCCTTGGCGGCGTCTCCATCGTCGCCGTGATCCTGCAGGACAAGTTCGGCTTCCGCGCCGGCTGGACGCAGCTGATCCATGACCTGTGCCTGTTTGTCATCGCTAGCTTCATCCTCGCGCCGCCGCTGGTGCTCTACTCGCTTCTGGGCGCGATCGTGCTGAACTTCATCGTCGCGATGAACCACCGTCGCGACTGGTATATCGCCGAGTGATCCGGCAGACTGCCGGGCATGTTCAACACCTACCTCTTCCTGCTCATCGCGGTCGCCTTCGAGACCTTCGGCTCGGCCTGTCTGCAGGCCAGCCAGCAATTCACGCGTCTCTGGCCGACGGTGGGCGTCGCGGTGGGCTTCATCGGCGGGCTCTATTTCTTCACGCTGGTGCTGAAGGTGCTGCCGCTCGGGATCACCTATGCGCTGTGGTCCGGGATCGGCATGGTGCTGATCGCGGGCGTGGGCTGGCTGATGTTCAATCAGCGGCTGGATTTGCCCGCCCTGATCGGGATCGCGCTGATTCTGATGGGGATCATCGTGATCAACCTGTTCTCGAAATCGCATTTCCACTGACGTGATGCCGCATCGCGGCGCGATTGCCGAGCTGGGGGCTAGCCGAGAGGCAATCTTTCCTTTATGGGCGGGGCAACTCAAGAACAGGACGACCTCCCATGGACCTTCGCAACATTGCGATCATCGCTCACGTGGACCACGGCAAGACGACGCTCGTGGACCAGCTTCTGCGCCAATCGGGCGCTTTCCGTGAAAACCAAGCCGTCGCCGAACGCGCGATGGACAGCAACGACATCGAACGCGAACGCGGCATTACCATTCTCGCCAAGGCCACCTCGGTCGAGTGGAAAGGCACCCGCATCAACATCGTCGACACCCCCGGCCACGCCGATTTCGGCGGCGAGGTGGAGCGTATCCTGTCGATGGTGGACGGTGTTGTGCTGCTGGTGGACGCAGCCGAAGGCCCGATGCCGCAGACCAAGTTCGTGACCTCGAAAGCGCTCGCGCTCGGCCTGAAGCCGATCGTCGTGCTCAACAAGGTCGACAAGCCCGCAGCCGAGCCCGATCGCGCGCTCGACGAAGTGTTCGACCTCTTCGCGAACCTCGACGCCGATGAAGAGCAGCTCGACTTCCCGCACCTTTATGCCTCCGGCATCGGCGGCTGGTGCGACGAAGAGCTGGACGGCCCGCGCGAGAACCTCGACGCGCTGTTCGATCTGATCCTCAAGCATGTCGAGCCGCCGAAGCAGGAATTCCGCGCCGACGAGCCCTTCCAGATGCTGGCCACCACGCTTTCGGCCGACCCGTTCATCGGGCGCATCCTCACGGGTCGCATCGAGGCGGGCACGCTGAAAGTCGGCGATCAGCTCAAAGCGCTCTCGCGCAAGGGCGACCGCATCGAGGCCTTCCGCTGCACCAAGATCCTCGCTTTCCGTGGTCTGTCGCAGCAGCCGATCGACGAAGCCGTCGCAGGCGACATCGTCACCGTCGCGGGCATGACCAAGGCGACCGTGGCCGACACGCTCTGCGCGCCCGAAGTCGACACCCCGATCGACGCGCAGCCGATCGATCCGCCGACGATCTCGGTGACCTTCGGCATCAACGACTCGCCGCTCGCCGGCAAGGACGGCTCGAAGGTGCAGTCGCGCATCATTCGCGACCGCCTGATGAAAGAGGCCGAAACCAATGTCGCGATCCGCGTCGAGGACACCCCCGGCGGCGACGCCTTCGTGGTCTCGGGCCGTGGCGAACTTCAGATGGGCGTTCTGATCGAGAACATGCGCCGCGAAGGGTTCGAACTGTCGATCTCGCGCCCGAAGGTGATCTTCCGCGAGGAAGACGGCCAGCGCATGGAACCGATCGAGGAAGTCATCATCGACGTGGATGAGGAATATTCCGGCGTCGTGATCGAGAAACTGACCGGCTACCGCAAGGGCGAGCTGGCCGAGATGCGCCCCGCCGAGGGTGGCAAGACCCGCATCGTGGCCCATGTCCCCTCGCGCGGCATGATCGGCTATCAGGGCGAGTTCCTGACCGACACGCGCGGCTCGGGCGTGCTCAACCGCCTGTTCCATGGCTGGACCCCTTACAAGGGCCCGATCGACGGCCGCCGTCAGGGCGTGCTGATCTCGATGGAGAATGGCGTATCGGTCGCCTACGCGCTGTGGAACCTCGAAGAACGCGGCAAGCTGTTCATCGGCGCGCAGGAGCAGGTCTACACGGGCATGATCATCGGCGAGCATTCGCGCGAGAACGATCTCGAAGTGAACCCGCTCAAGGGCAAGAAGCTGACCAACGTCCGCGCCTCGGGCACGGATGAAGCGGTCCGCCTGACCCCGCCGACGCGGATGTCGCTCGAGGAAGCCATCGCCTATATCAACGATGACGAACTCGTCGAGGTCACGCCGAAGTCGATCCGACTGCGCAAACTGCACCTTGATCCGCACGAGCGTAAGCGCGCCGCGCGCGAAGCGTGATCGGTTGCGGCCCGCGCCGCATCGGAACACCGCAAGCTGACGTCACGAAGAAGGCCCCGCGCACCCGCCGGGGTCTTCTCCATGATTGCACCCGCCGCTTGCGGCCTTTATAAGGTTCCACAACAATATCTAGAATATCGAGGCGCGCGTGACCGACACTCCTGAACCGCCGGAAACCGAAGAAGAAGGCCCCGGGCGGCCCGCTTATCTCGGCCCCACCGTTTCCATCGCGGATGAGATGAAGACCGCCTATCTCGATTACGCGATGAGCGTGATCGTGAGCCGCGCGATCCCCGATCTGCGCGACGGTCTGAAGCCCGTTCACCGGCGCATTCTCTTCGCGATGCACGAGACCGGGAACACCTTCGACAAGCCCTATCGTAAATCGGCACGTCCGGTCGGCGACGTGATGGGTCAGTATCACCCGCATGGCGACGCCGCGATCTACGACGCGTTGGTGCGGATGGCGCAGCCCTTCTCGATGTCGCTGCCGCTGCTCGACGGTCAGGGCAACTTCGGCTCGATGGACGGCGATAACGCGGCTGCGATGCGCTACACCGAAGTGCGCATGGCGAAACCGGCCAATTACATTCTCGCCGATATCGAGAAAGACACGGTCGATTTCCAGGACAACTACGACGGCAAGCAGGAAGAACCGACGGTGCTTCCGGCGCGCTTCCCGAACATGCTGGTCAACGGCGCGGGCGGTATCGCCGTGGGCATGGCGACCAACATTCCGCCGCATAACCTCGGCGAGGTCTGCGACGCGACGCTGGCGCTGATCGACAACCCGGACATGTCGGACGAGGCGATCATGGAGATCGTCCCCGCTCCCGACTTCCCCACCGGCGGCCTGATCATGGGCCGTGGTGGCGCACGCAAAGCTTACCTTGAAGGTCGTGGCTCGGTCATTATCCGGGCGAAAACCCGCGTGGAAGAGATCCGCAAGGACCGCTTCGCGATCGTGCTGGACGAGATTCCCTATCAGGTGAACAAGGCGGCGATGATCGAAAAGATCGCCGATCTGGTACGCGAGAAGAAGCTCGAAGGCATCTCCAACATCGCCGACGAATCCGACCGCGTCGGTGTGCGCGTCGTGATCGAGCTGAAGCGCGACGCGACCCCGGATGTGGTGCTCAACCAGCTTTTCCGCTTCACGCAGATGCAGACCTCGTTTGGCTGCAACATGCTGGCGCTGAACGGCGGCCGCCCCGAGCAGCTGACGCTGCGCCAATTCCTCAGCTATTTCATCAGCTTCCGCGAGGAAGTTGTGGCGCGCCGCACCGCGTTCGAACTGCGTAAGGCACGCGAGCGCAGCCACGTCCTGTGCGGTCTGGCCGTGGCAGTGTCGAACGTGGACGAGGTCGTGGCCACCATCCGCTCCTCGGCCGATGCGGCAGAGGCCCGCGCCCGCCTGATGGAGCGCCGCTGGCCGGCCCATGACATCGTCGAATATCTCAAGTTGATCGACGATCCGCTGCATCCGGTCAACGATGACGGCACCTACAACCTGTCGGAAACGCAGGCCCGCGCGATCCTTGATCTGCGCCTGCAGCGTCTGACCCAGATCGGGGTGAAGGAAGTCACGGACGAACTCGCCCAACTGGCCGAGAAGATCCGCGAATACCTCGCCATCCTCGCCTCGCGCGAGCGGATCATGGCGATCATCGCCGACGAGCTGCGCGAAGTGCGCGAGCTGTTTGCCGTGCCGCGCCGCACCGAGATCATCGACTGGGCCGGCGACATGGCCGACGAAGACCTGATCGAGCGCGAAGACATGGTCGTGACGGTCACCCAGGGCGGCTACATCAAGCGCACGCCGCTCGCCGATTTCCGCTCGCAGAAGCGCGGCGGCAAGGGGCTGTCGGGTGGCGCGCTGAAGGATGACGACACGGTCACCACGCTGTTTGTCGCCAACACCCATACGCAGCTTCTGTTCTTCACGACCGGCGGCATGGTCTACAAGATGAAGTGCTGGCAACTGCCGCTCGGCTCGCGCCAGTCGAAGGGCAAGGCGATCGTCAACATCCTGCCGATCCCCACCGGCGTCTCAATCGCGGCGATCACGCCGGTCGATCGCGACGAGGCGGAATGGGACGACCTGCAGATGGTCTTCGCGACCTCCAAGGGCACCGTGCGCCGCAACCGCCTGTCGGATTTCACCAACGTCATGCGCAACGGCAAGATCGCGATGAAATTCGAGGACGAGAACGAAGGCATGCGCCTGATCAATGCGCGCATCTGTTCCGAGGACGACGACGTGATGCTGGTCACCGCCAGCGGTCGCGCGATCCGCTTCCCCGTGCCGGAAGTGCGCGTGTTCAACTCGCGCAACTCGGTCGGTGTGCGCGGCATCAAGCTCAAGGGCGATGACGAGGTCGTCTCGATGTCGGTCATCCGCCACTTCGAGGCCACTTCGGAAGAGCGTGTGGCCTACCTCAAGCAACGTCGCCTGATGGCGGGCGTCACCGAGGAAGAGATCGAGCCCGACGAGGACGAAGAAGCCGTGGCCGAAGGTCAGCTTTCGACCGAACGCTACGCCGAGATGTCCGCCGCCGAGGATCTGATCCTGACGATCACCTCGAAAGGCTCGGGCAAGATCTCGTCGAGCCATGACTACCCGACCCGCGGTCGCGGCGGTCAGGGCGTGACGGCGATCGACAAGGCGATGCGGGGCGGCCCGCTTGTGGCCTCCTTCCCTGTCGAGATGAGCGATCAGATCATGCTCGCCACCTCGACGGGTCAGTCGATCCGTTGCCCGGTGGAAGACATCTCTTTCCGCTCGCGCTCTGCCGGTGGCGTGCGTGTGTTCAACACCGCCAAGGGCGAGGTCGTGGTCTCGGTCGCGCGGATCGCCGATCAGGGCGATGACGACGATCTGGACGCCGACGCCGAAGGGTCGACCGATGCGCCGGACGCGCCCGACACGTCGGGTGACGGCGGCACGCCGGATAGCGAAAGCTGAACCGCCGAGGCTGTTCCCAATTCGGAACGGCTTCGCAAAAAGCAATGAAATCGAGCCCCCGCTCCGCAAGGACGGGGGCTTTTTCTTGTTACAGCACGGGTTCGACGTCTGGAACTTCGGCGGGCGCGTGGCGCCCTACAAAGGCTGGAACAAGAAGCTGTTCCGCTACCGACCCAGCTTCTGATTACAGACGGGATCCGATGTTGCGGCCCGGCCACGCGCCGGGCGGTTTCCATTTTTTCTTTCCTCCAATGCCCCTTCTGCGCGGAACCACCCCTGAAGCCACCCGTTGCGGTTGCACTATTAGAAACAGGGAGAGTTTCATGAAAGCCTTTGCAGACAGGCTCGGTCTGAGAACCGACCCGACCATTTTCTTCGTATCGGCAGGCTTCACGATCCTCTTCGTGCTCGCACTTGTCATCTTTCCCGGCCCGATTGGCGATGCGTTCGCCACGGGCCGTTCTTGGATCGTCGCCAATCTCGGCTGGTTCTTCATTCTCGGCGTCAATGTCTGGCTGGGCTTCCTGATCTGGGCCGCGATCTCGCGCCACGGCCATATCCGGCTCGGGCCCAAGGACAGCCGCCCGGAATACGGCAATCTGTCATGGTTCACGATGCTGTTCGCGGGCGGCATCGGCACGGTGCTGATGTTCTGGGGCGTGGCCGAGCCGATCAGCCATTTCTCCAAGCCGCCGCTGCCGGGCGTCGCGCCCTATTCCGACGAGGCCGCGAAAGACGCGATCTCCATCGCGGTCTATCACCTCGGCCTGCATACCTGGACGATCTTCACGCTGCCCGGTCTGGGGTTCGCCTATTTCATCAACCGCTACGACCTGCCGGTGCGGGTGTCGTCGGTGTTCTATCCGCTGCTGAAAGAGGGCATCAACGGGCCGATCGGCAAGGCGATCGACATCGCCTCGATCCTCGGCACGCTGTTCGGCGTCGCCGTCTCGCTCGGTCTCGGCTCTAGCCAGATCGCCGCCGGTCTGGATGCGCTTCTGGGCACGGGTGACGGCACGTTCGTCAAGATCGCGATCCTGACGGTGCTGACCGCCGTTGCGATCACCTCGATCGTGGCGGGGCTCGACAAGGGCGTGAAGCTGCTGTCGAACATCAATATCGGCATGGCCGTGGGCTTGATGGTCTTCGTGCTGATCTTCGGCTCGACCCTGTTCCTGCTGCGCGGGATCGTGCAGACCGTCGGCCTCTATCTCACCAACCTGCCGCATCTGGCCTTCTGGAACGACATGCTGGCCAACGAGAACCCCGACACGCCCGGCTGGGGCTGGCAGGGCTCGTGGACGGTATTTTACTGGGCCTGGACGGTGACTTGGTCACCCTTCATCGGCCTGTTCGTGGCCCGCATCTCGCGCGGTCGCACGGTGCGCGAATTCGTCTTTGGCGTGCTGCTGGCACCCTCGCTCTTCACGCTGATCTGGTTCGCGATCTTCGGCTGGCAGGCGATGGAGTTCGACGGCATCGGCCAAGCCGCACGCGATGCGATGGGCGATCAGGCGGGGCAATTGTCGCAAGCCGTCTCGGATAGCGTGCCGCTCGCGATGTTCGCCTTCTTCGAGCATTTCCCCTTCGTCCATATCGTCCAGGGCATCGCGGTGATCGTGGTGGCGATCTTCTTCGCAACCTCGTCGGACTCGGCGTCCCTGGTGGTCGACATGCTCTGCACCGGCACGCCAACCCCCGGCCCAGTCCATCAGCGCGTCTTCTGGGGCGCGGCCGAGGGGCTGGTCGCGGCGATGCTGATCGTACTGGCGGGCGATGCGGGGCTGACCGCGCTGCAACAGGTCATCACGGTCGTAGGCCTGCCGATCTTCATCCTCGTGTCGATGATGATCCCCTCGATCATAAAGGGCTTCGCGCTGGAGGATATCGACCACGTCTCGATCGGCAAGCGGCCCAAGCTGGACGATTTCTAATCGCGCGATCCCAAGGTCGGACCCTATCGAACGGCCCGGAGTGGAAACGCTCCGGGCCGTTAACCCATTAGAAAGTTTAACCCTTCCTTAAGACCCGCCCGCCTGCCACAAGAGATCAAAGCCGCAGCGGAGCATGGGTCCGAAGCGCAGCCGGCGAAGTTCGGCCTTGTTCAGTTACCGCGTCACGAGGTCCGATCATGCGCCACGCTTCTGTCTTTGCCCTGCGGGGCGTCGTTTTCTGTCTCGCCGCAGCCGTCAGCGCTGGCCCCGCGCTCGCCCAAAGCGCGCTCGGTTTCACCGGGGCCGAGCTGACGATCGAGGACACCAGCGGCGACTTCGGAGCCGCCCGCGC
Proteins encoded in this region:
- the gyrA gene encoding DNA gyrase subunit A, which gives rise to MTDTPEPPETEEEGPGRPAYLGPTVSIADEMKTAYLDYAMSVIVSRAIPDLRDGLKPVHRRILFAMHETGNTFDKPYRKSARPVGDVMGQYHPHGDAAIYDALVRMAQPFSMSLPLLDGQGNFGSMDGDNAAAMRYTEVRMAKPANYILADIEKDTVDFQDNYDGKQEEPTVLPARFPNMLVNGAGGIAVGMATNIPPHNLGEVCDATLALIDNPDMSDEAIMEIVPAPDFPTGGLIMGRGGARKAYLEGRGSVIIRAKTRVEEIRKDRFAIVLDEIPYQVNKAAMIEKIADLVREKKLEGISNIADESDRVGVRVVIELKRDATPDVVLNQLFRFTQMQTSFGCNMLALNGGRPEQLTLRQFLSYFISFREEVVARRTAFELRKARERSHVLCGLAVAVSNVDEVVATIRSSADAAEARARLMERRWPAHDIVEYLKLIDDPLHPVNDDGTYNLSETQARAILDLRLQRLTQIGVKEVTDELAQLAEKIREYLAILASRERIMAIIADELREVRELFAVPRRTEIIDWAGDMADEDLIEREDMVVTVTQGGYIKRTPLADFRSQKRGGKGLSGGALKDDDTVTTLFVANTHTQLLFFTTGGMVYKMKCWQLPLGSRQSKGKAIVNILPIPTGVSIAAITPVDRDEAEWDDLQMVFATSKGTVRRNRLSDFTNVMRNGKIAMKFEDENEGMRLINARICSEDDDVMLVTASGRAIRFPVPEVRVFNSRNSVGVRGIKLKGDDEVVSMSVIRHFEATSEERVAYLKQRRLMAGVTEEEIEPDEDEEAVAEGQLSTERYAEMSAAEDLILTITSKGSGKISSSHDYPTRGRGGQGVTAIDKAMRGGPLVASFPVEMSDQIMLATSTGQSIRCPVEDISFRSRSAGGVRVFNTAKGEVVVSVARIADQGDDDDLDADAEGSTDAPDAPDTSGDGGTPDSES
- a CDS encoding DMT family transporter is translated as MFNTYLFLLIAVAFETFGSACLQASQQFTRLWPTVGVAVGFIGGLYFFTLVLKVLPLGITYALWSGIGMVLIAGVGWLMFNQRLDLPALIGIALILMGIIVINLFSKSHFH
- a CDS encoding BCCT family transporter yields the protein MKAFADRLGLRTDPTIFFVSAGFTILFVLALVIFPGPIGDAFATGRSWIVANLGWFFILGVNVWLGFLIWAAISRHGHIRLGPKDSRPEYGNLSWFTMLFAGGIGTVLMFWGVAEPISHFSKPPLPGVAPYSDEAAKDAISIAVYHLGLHTWTIFTLPGLGFAYFINRYDLPVRVSSVFYPLLKEGINGPIGKAIDIASILGTLFGVAVSLGLGSSQIAAGLDALLGTGDGTFVKIAILTVLTAVAITSIVAGLDKGVKLLSNINIGMAVGLMVFVLIFGSTLFLLRGIVQTVGLYLTNLPHLAFWNDMLANENPDTPGWGWQGSWTVFYWAWTVTWSPFIGLFVARISRGRTVREFVFGVLLAPSLFTLIWFAIFGWQAMEFDGIGQAARDAMGDQAGQLSQAVSDSVPLAMFAFFEHFPFVHIVQGIAVIVVAIFFATSSDSASLVVDMLCTGTPTPGPVHQRVFWGAAEGLVAAMLIVLAGDAGLTALQQVITVVGLPIFILVSMMIPSIIKGFALEDIDHVSIGKRPKLDDF
- the typA gene encoding translational GTPase TypA; translated protein: MDLRNIAIIAHVDHGKTTLVDQLLRQSGAFRENQAVAERAMDSNDIERERGITILAKATSVEWKGTRINIVDTPGHADFGGEVERILSMVDGVVLLVDAAEGPMPQTKFVTSKALALGLKPIVVLNKVDKPAAEPDRALDEVFDLFANLDADEEQLDFPHLYASGIGGWCDEELDGPRENLDALFDLILKHVEPPKQEFRADEPFQMLATTLSADPFIGRILTGRIEAGTLKVGDQLKALSRKGDRIEAFRCTKILAFRGLSQQPIDEAVAGDIVTVAGMTKATVADTLCAPEVDTPIDAQPIDPPTISVTFGINDSPLAGKDGSKVQSRIIRDRLMKEAETNVAIRVEDTPGGDAFVVSGRGELQMGVLIENMRREGFELSISRPKVIFREEDGQRMEPIEEVIIDVDEEYSGVVIEKLTGYRKGELAEMRPAEGGKTRIVAHVPSRGMIGYQGEFLTDTRGSGVLNRLFHGWTPYKGPIDGRRQGVLISMENGVSVAYALWNLEERGKLFIGAQEQVYTGMIIGEHSRENDLEVNPLKGKKLTNVRASGTDEAVRLTPPTRMSLEEAIAYINDDELVEVTPKSIRLRKLHLDPHERKRAAREA
- a CDS encoding YitT family protein; translated protein: MTTDAHITADQIAAKEATRPHYSKLEDLQGLVVAAAQAALGIHLLRAAGLVTGGTAGAALILSYITGFSFGVVFFVINIPFYAFAYFARGAGFALKSLVTVTLVSLMAEALKPVLHVAEIHPAVAAVLFGISAGVGLLGLFRHKGSLGGVSIVAVILQDKFGFRAGWTQLIHDLCLFVIASFILAPPLVLYSLLGAIVLNFIVAMNHRRDWYIAE